Within the Leptotrichia sp. oral taxon 498 genome, the region TGTATCGTCACAAATCGTAATTTCATCAAGTCCATCATTTCCACGAACAACCAACGCATGTTCTCTTCCCAATAATTGTAATGTTTCAGCGTACAATCTATGAACAGGTTCGTGATAAAGCCCAACCAACTGATATTTTAATTTTCTGTTAGGATGCAACAAAGGCCCTAAAACATTGAAGACAGTTCTTATTCCAAGCTCTCCTCTAACTTCTCTCACTTCTCCCACCAATTTATGGAAAAATGGCGCATGGAAAAAGGCAAGATTTTTATTTTCAAGTTTATTTATTTGATTTATCAAATTATTTTCAAGCGGTACACCCAATTTATCCAATACATCGCTACTTCCACTCTTACTTGAAACCGCACGATTTCCGTGTTTTGCGACTTTTATGCCCATCGCTCCCAAAATAAATGCCACTGCTGTAGAAACATTTATCGTTTTAAATCCATCTCCACCAGTCCCACAAACATCTATCATATCACTTTCATCCTCAAATGTCGTACTGTAAGCCAAAATATTTTTTACAAAAGCCGTAAGCGACTCTGGATAAAGACTTTTTTCTGAAATTAGTACAAGAAGTGCTCCCAGTTGCACAATATTGTAGTTCTTGCTGTCAATGATTTCACAAATTTCCCTAAAATCAGAATCTGTAAGCGAAATATTGTCTTGCAGTTTCTTCAAATATTTTTTCAAACTTTCATTTTTTTCCATATTTTTTAACTCCTTTTTTATCTCTACTTCTCTTTTATTTTTATTATCAAGTTTTACAAAATTTTCTATTATTTTTTTACCATATTCCGTAAAAAATGACTCAGGATGAAATTGTATTCCATAAATGTCTTTATTTTTATGTTCAATCGCCATAATTACGCCATCTTTTGACTTTGCTGCAACGATTAAATCTGGACTTAGTGTATCTTCATCCACATAAAGTGAGTGATAACGCATTACATTAAACTTTTTAGGTAAATCACGAAACAATTTTGAATTATCGTAAAGAACTTCAATTTCTGAAGACTTCCCGTGCATTGGATTTTCCATTCTTTTTATTTGTGAACCAAATGTATATCCAATCGCTTGATGTCCCAGACAAATTCCTAAAATTGGAATATCTTCGATTTCTTTCAAAATCTCAAGACAAACTCCGCTATCTTTCGGATGCTTTGGTCCAGGCGACAAAACTATTTTACTTGGATTTAATTTTCTAATTTCTTCTATCGAAATTTCATCATTTCTCACTGTTTTAACTTCTTCGCAAGACAGCTCCTTTAAATATTGCTCCACATTAAACACGAATGAATCGTAGTTATCTATCATTAAAATCATATTTTCTCCTATTCTACAAAAAATTTTTTTATTTGCAAAATTTTATTTTTTTGATTTTTTATTTTGAAAAAATTTTATTTCTTAAACTTTTTTATAACTTTAATTACAATTTAAAAAAACTATATTTTTTTGGCATTTTTTTCAAAAACCCCTATAATAGACGCTCTTTTATTGCAAATTTCCTTGTATTCATTCTCTTTTACTGAGTCAAACACAATTCCCGCTCCCGCTTGAATAAACACAGTTCTTTTTTCATCAATCTTATTAATATCGCAATTTTTATTTTCAAAAAACGCTGTTCTAATCACAATCGCAATTTGCACATCTCCATTAAACCGTAAAAATCCAATTCCTCCGCCATATACATTTCGCTTGTAAATCTCAAATTCTGAAATTATCTGCATTGCACGAATTTTTGGTGAGCCAGAGAGCGTTCCAGCAGGAAGAGCAAGGGAAATCACGTCAAATACCGACACATCTTTTCTTTTTTTTCCATAAACTTCTGACACAATGTGCATAACATGCTGATAATTTTTAATGTGCATAAGATTTTTTACCACGACACTTCCTTTTTCCGCAAATTTTCCCACGTCGTTTCGAGCCAAATCCACAAGCATTCTATGTTCAGCACATTCTTTTTCGTCATTTAACAAATCATTTGCCAAGAATACATCTTCATTGGCATCTTTTCCTCTCGGACGAGTTCCTGCAATTGGAGCGATATAGATGTTATCCGATGTAATTTCAACTAATATTTCTGGACTTGAACCAACCACATCTCCATATTTTGTTGGGAAATGGAACATATACGGTGATGGATTTGCTTTAGACAAATATCTGTAAAATTCTAACGAATCCATATTTGTTTCTAACTTCAACTGTTCACTCAAAACAACTTGAAATATATCTCCAGATTTTATATATTCTTTCGCTTTTTCAACTATTTCATAAAAATGATTTTTTTCATCATCTAAATTTGTCTTAACAGAATAATAAATTTCTTTTTTATTTTTTAATTTTTCTTTTGCTTTTTCTTGTTTTTCTTCTTCTTCTTTATTTTTTTCTTTTAAATTATCAAAATATTTTTTATTTCCGTAAAATGAATAATCTTTACTCACTTTTGAATAGTGCAAATAAGCCTTCGCATTGGCAAAAATGAACTTTGGAAATTCAAACTGAGAATTTTCAACATTTTCTATTTTTTCAAAATAATGAATACTTTCATACGCAAATGTTCCAAAAAGTCCTGCAAATGGCGCAATTTTTTCTCTTTTGGAAAGTATTTCATAGTAATTTTTCAACATTTTGAAGTCGTATTCATTTGAATCTAAATAATTGCAGTCAATTCCAATAATAATTTGTCTTTCGTCTTCTGCAAGATACGAATTTGGAAAATTTTTTCTTATAATTGAATAATAATAAATCGGTTCTTTTGTAAACATAATTTATTTTTCCTTTCTTTGATTGTACGAATATTATAAGGCAAAATCTTTATTAATATTTTTCTGTAATTTCCCATAAAACACTTTATTTATAGTGAAGTAAAAATTTTAAAAATTATTTTTAAATATCAAATATTTTTTATTTTCCAATAAAAATTTTTTTAGATTGATTTTTTTAAGATTTAAAAATAAAATTTTCTTATTTGCCGTCAGATTTTTACTTTCTGTAATTTTACTAAAATTTGTAAAATAAAAATCCTTTAAACCACAAATGTAGAATAAAGGACTTAAAAAAATAAAAAACATTGATAAATTTTGTTCACCAATGTTTTTTTTATTTTATATTTTAGCAATTAATTAATAAAATTATCCCGAATTTATGGCGAAAAATATTAAATTGTATTTAAAATTTGCCACCACCATAATAATTTTACCATCTTAATCACTCCTATTTTTTAATTTTTTATTTGTCTTAGTATACAACATTTTTTTTAATTTGTAAAGTCTATTTAAAAAATTTTTTATTATTTTTGAATTATTATATAAAAATAAAAAATGGCATAGTAGCTAAAATACTTTATAAAAAAGGGAATTTCTATTATTTTTACTATGCCATTTTTTTTAATTTTTGTTTTTACCGAATATCGGGATGTCTTTCTGGTCTATTTAATAACTGAACTAATTTACTTGATTCCTCTTTTGTTAGTTTTTTGCTATTTATTGAATTTACCAAAGAATCAATTTCTTCTTTAGATAATCTAGGTCTTGCATTTTTATCTGCTTTTTTGCCTTTAAATTTTTTCTCAAATTCTAATTTACATTCTTCGCTCATTTTATCATCAGGTTTAGGACCATCAAAATGAGGTTTAATCAACTGAGTTAAATTTTCAGCTTCTTCATCTGTCAATGTTACTGCACCTTTTTTTAATTTTGCTTTTAAACTTTCAATTTCTTCTTTTTTAACTATTTTAACTATTGTTCCATCTGGAGCAATCATATTTCCATTTGCATCTTTTTTTAATTCAAGTTTCTGCAGCGGTTTGCAATCCGCTTTTTTATTTACAGTTTCATTCGTATTTGAAGCTCCTACTGCAACTCCTGCATAAACCGACAGTGAAGCTAATAAAGCCATTCCCATTATTCCTTTTTTTCCTAATCTTTTCATAATATATTCTCCTTACCAATCAAAATATTTTTGATTTATTTATTTCTTATTTTTTCAACATATGTATAGTATCATTTATTTTTGACAAAAAAATGAAAAAATTGTGTCTTTTTTGTGAAATTTTAAAAATTTTTTTTATATCCTGTTTTATCACAGAATAAAATATTTAGC harbors:
- the trpD gene encoding anthranilate phosphoribosyltransferase; translation: MILMIDNYDSFVFNVEQYLKELSCEEVKTVRNDEISIEEIRKLNPSKIVLSPGPKHPKDSGVCLEILKEIEDIPILGICLGHQAIGYTFGSQIKRMENPMHGKSSEIEVLYDNSKLFRDLPKKFNVMRYHSLYVDEDTLSPDLIVAAKSKDGVIMAIEHKNKDIYGIQFHPESFFTEYGKKIIENFVKLDNKNKREVEIKKELKNMEKNESLKKYLKKLQDNISLTDSDFREICEIIDSKNYNIVQLGALLVLISEKSLYPESLTAFVKNILAYSTTFEDESDMIDVCGTGGDGFKTINVSTAVAFILGAMGIKVAKHGNRAVSSKSGSSDVLDKLGVPLENNLINQINKLENKNLAFFHAPFFHKLVGEVREVRGELGIRTVFNVLGPLLHPNRKLKYQLVGLYHEPVHRLYAETLQLLGREHALVVRGNDGLDEITICDDTKIIEVKRDQILEYTISPESFGFKRAFHSEIEGGTAEENAEILKRILKGEEKSAKFDIVVLNAMFGLYTANMVDHPAKAKELILEAIESGKVYEFYENYTK
- a CDS encoding chorismate-binding protein, yielding MFTKEPIYYYSIIRKNFPNSYLAEDERQIIIGIDCNYLDSNEYDFKMLKNYYEILSKREKIAPFAGLFGTFAYESIHYFEKIENVENSQFEFPKFIFANAKAYLHYSKVSKDYSFYGNKKYFDNLKEKNKEEEEKQEKAKEKLKNKKEIYYSVKTNLDDEKNHFYEIVEKAKEYIKSGDIFQVVLSEQLKLETNMDSLEFYRYLSKANPSPYMFHFPTKYGDVVGSSPEILVEITSDNIYIAPIAGTRPRGKDANEDVFLANDLLNDEKECAEHRMLVDLARNDVGKFAEKGSVVVKNLMHIKNYQHVMHIVSEVYGKKRKDVSVFDVISLALPAGTLSGSPKIRAMQIISEFEIYKRNVYGGGIGFLRFNGDVQIAIVIRTAFFENKNCDINKIDEKRTVFIQAGAGIVFDSVKENEYKEICNKRASIIGVFEKNAKKI